One window from the genome of Thiobacter sp. AK1 encodes:
- a CDS encoding pyridoxal-phosphate-dependent aminotransferase family protein, with product MTKSAAIHSFEPPRRTLMGPGPSDIHPRVLAALARPIIGHLDPAFVEMMEELKSLLRLAFLTQNELTFPVSGPGSVGMETCFVNLVEPGDKVIVCVNGLFGTRMVDNVRRCRGEPIVIEDAWGEPVDPNKVEDALKHHPGVKVVAFVHAETSTGVVSDAKTLAEIAKRQGALTLVDAVTSLGGSELRVDDWGLDAVYSGSQKCLSCVPGLSPVTFSPLAVESVKKRKHPGQSWFMDLTLVLGYWSAGRRTYHHTAPINALYALHEALVLLAEEGVEQSWQRHRAMHERLKAGLERLGLDFLPAAPYRLPQLNAVRVPAGVDEAEVRRRLLTEYDLEIGAGMGQLAGKIWRIGLMGYGARTENVERCLSALAAVLGH from the coding sequence ATGACCAAGTCTGCTGCGATTCATTCCTTCGAGCCACCCCGCCGCACCCTGATGGGGCCGGGACCCTCTGACATTCATCCGCGCGTGCTGGCTGCCCTGGCGCGCCCCATCATCGGGCACCTGGACCCCGCCTTCGTGGAGATGATGGAGGAACTCAAGAGCCTGCTGCGCCTGGCTTTCCTTACCCAAAACGAGCTCACTTTCCCCGTCTCCGGCCCGGGTTCGGTGGGGATGGAAACCTGCTTCGTCAACCTGGTGGAACCTGGCGACAAGGTGATCGTCTGCGTCAATGGCCTGTTCGGCACACGCATGGTGGACAACGTGCGGCGCTGTCGCGGCGAGCCCATCGTGATCGAGGATGCCTGGGGTGAGCCGGTGGATCCCAACAAAGTGGAAGACGCTCTCAAGCACCATCCCGGGGTCAAGGTGGTGGCCTTCGTGCATGCGGAGACCTCCACCGGTGTGGTCTCCGATGCCAAGACCCTAGCGGAGATCGCCAAGCGCCAGGGCGCCCTCACCCTGGTCGATGCGGTCACTTCCCTGGGCGGCTCGGAGCTGCGGGTCGATGACTGGGGACTGGATGCGGTTTATTCCGGCAGTCAGAAATGCTTATCCTGCGTGCCGGGCTTGTCACCCGTCACCTTCAGCCCGCTGGCGGTGGAAAGCGTGAAGAAGCGCAAGCACCCAGGGCAGAGCTGGTTCATGGATCTCACCCTGGTGCTGGGTTACTGGAGCGCGGGCAGGCGCACCTATCACCACACCGCACCCATCAACGCCCTGTACGCCCTGCACGAGGCGCTGGTGCTGTTGGCCGAGGAAGGTGTGGAGCAGTCTTGGCAGCGCCACCGCGCCATGCACGAAAGGCTGAAAGCGGGCCTCGAGCGGCTGGGGCTGGATTTCCTGCCGGCCGCGCCCTACCGCCTGCCCCAGCTCAATGCCGTCCGGGTGCCGGCCGGCGTGGACGAGGCGGAAGTGCGGCGGCGCCTGCTCACGGAATACGACCTGGAGATCGGCGCCGGCATGGGACAGCTCGCCGGCAAGATCTGGCGCATCGGTCTCATGGGCTACGGTGCCCGGACCGAGAACGTGGAACGCTGTCTCTCGGCGCTGGCCGCCGTGTTGGGCCATTGA
- a CDS encoding ATP-binding protein translates to MTAVVAPSRRLVAAAGRAIGDYDMIRANDRVLVALSGGKDSLSLLHVLLHLQKKAPIRFELAAATVDPQSPDFDPAPLKDYVPQLGIPYFYESFPIVEQAKTSMQGDSFCAFCSRLRRGLLYGCARREGYNVLALAQHLDDLAETFLMSAFFGGKLRTMQAHYVIDAGDLRVIRPFVYVRERQTAAYARNAGLPVIQENCPACFSKPTERMHMKQLLAGLEKEHARLFPNLLTAMRPLMGPMKEGQRHMPPRHRHDRLVVD, encoded by the coding sequence GTGACTGCCGTCGTGGCGCCCTCTAGGCGACTGGTGGCCGCGGCCGGCCGCGCCATTGGCGACTACGACATGATCCGCGCCAATGACCGGGTGCTGGTGGCGCTTTCCGGCGGCAAGGATAGTCTGTCCTTGCTACACGTGTTACTCCATCTCCAAAAGAAGGCCCCGATTCGTTTCGAGCTCGCGGCGGCCACCGTGGATCCCCAGTCGCCGGATTTCGACCCCGCGCCATTGAAAGACTACGTGCCGCAGCTGGGCATTCCCTATTTTTACGAGTCCTTTCCCATCGTGGAGCAGGCCAAGACCTCGATGCAGGGCGACTCCTTCTGCGCTTTTTGTTCCCGCCTGCGGCGGGGGCTGCTCTACGGCTGCGCGCGACGGGAAGGCTACAACGTGCTGGCGCTGGCCCAGCATCTGGACGACCTGGCAGAAACCTTCCTGATGTCCGCCTTCTTCGGCGGCAAGCTGCGCACCATGCAGGCCCATTATGTGATCGATGCCGGCGACCTGCGTGTCATCCGCCCTTTCGTTTATGTGCGCGAACGGCAGACGGCCGCCTATGCGAGAAACGCTGGCCTACCGGTGATCCAGGAAAACTGCCCCGCCTGCTTTAGCAAACCTACCGAACGCATGCATATGAAGCAATTGCTGGCCGGCCTGGAAAAAGAGCATGCACGCCTCTTCCCCAATCTGCTCACCGCCATGCGTCCCCTCATGGGTCCCATGAAGGAGGGGCAACGCCACATGCCGCCCCGCCACCGACACGATCGGCTGGTGGTGGATTGA
- a CDS encoding pteridine reductase — protein MSNNQADKVVLITGGAKRVGAVISRMLHEAGCRLVIHYRSSRGEAEALAAELNAKRPDSAGLIQADLLHIAGLPRLVEETLAKFGRLDVLINNASSFYPTEVGCITEENWQDLIGTNLKAPLFLSQAAADALRHAHGCIVNIADIHAERPMKAYVVYSIAKAGLVALTKSLAHELGPNVRVNAIGPGPILWPEDDPTFDDSERRRIIAHTLLKREGTPEDIARAVRFLIFDATYTTGHMLTVDGGRSASL, from the coding sequence ATGAGCAATAATCAGGCAGACAAGGTGGTTCTCATCACCGGCGGCGCCAAGCGAGTCGGCGCGGTGATCTCGCGCATGCTGCATGAGGCGGGCTGTCGCCTGGTGATCCACTATCGCTCCTCGCGCGGCGAGGCCGAGGCGCTCGCCGCCGAGCTCAATGCCAAGCGTCCGGACAGTGCGGGGCTCATCCAGGCGGACCTGCTCCACATCGCCGGACTGCCGCGGCTAGTAGAGGAGACGCTGGCGAAATTTGGGCGACTGGACGTGCTCATCAACAACGCCTCCAGCTTCTACCCGACGGAAGTGGGGTGCATCACCGAAGAAAACTGGCAGGATCTCATCGGTACCAATCTCAAAGCACCGCTGTTTCTTTCGCAGGCGGCGGCGGATGCGCTGCGTCATGCCCATGGCTGCATCGTCAATATCGCCGACATCCACGCCGAAAGGCCGATGAAGGCCTATGTGGTGTACAGCATCGCCAAGGCGGGACTGGTGGCCCTGACCAAGTCCCTCGCGCACGAACTGGGCCCCAATGTGCGCGTGAATGCCATTGGTCCCGGGCCCATTCTCTGGCCCGAGGACGATCCCACTTTCGACGACAGCGAACGGCGGCGCATCATCGCCCACACCTTACTCAAACGGGAAGGCACGCCAGAAGACATCGCGCGGGCGGTGCGCTTTCTCATCTTCGATGCGACCTATACCACCGGCCACATGCTCACCGTGGACGGCGGCCGGAGCGCCAGCCTGTGA
- a CDS encoding class I SAM-dependent methyltransferase: MSVLPAPNPDAAAHSARVSAFLRDEIQRAGGWISFARYMELALYAPGLGYYAAGSVKFGPAGDFITAPELTPLFGRSLAHCFADVLTTLGQAADIVELGAGSGRLAVDLLAELDRLGVLPARYLILEPSAELKERSRERIATLPARLAERVGWLDRLPDTLQGIVFGNEVLDALPVHLLLRQGASFLERGVVVTPQGFAWQDRPCDDTALVNEAAALALPEGYVIELHRAAGALLRSLAERLAAGLILFIDYGFGRAEYYHPQRAQGTLMVHYRHHAHADPFLWPGLSDLTAHVNFTAIAEAGLAAGLELAGYTSQAAFLLDCGITDLLAQIPVSDMVRYAQQAQAVGKLLSPAEMGELIKVIALGRGLEGPVRGFALRDARHRL, from the coding sequence ATGTCCGTCCTGCCCGCTCCCAACCCCGATGCTGCCGCCCACAGCGCGCGCGTGAGCGCCTTCCTGCGCGACGAAATCCAGCGCGCCGGCGGCTGGATCTCCTTCGCCCGCTATATGGAACTCGCTTTGTACGCGCCGGGGCTGGGCTATTACGCGGCGGGAAGCGTCAAGTTCGGGCCGGCGGGCGATTTCATCACCGCGCCCGAGCTGACCCCCCTGTTTGGACGGAGCCTCGCTCACTGCTTCGCGGACGTGCTGACCACACTGGGTCAGGCGGCCGATATTGTCGAACTGGGCGCAGGCAGTGGCCGGCTGGCGGTGGACCTGCTCGCCGAGCTCGACCGGCTGGGCGTTTTGCCGGCACGCTACCTGATCCTGGAACCCTCGGCCGAGCTCAAGGAGCGCAGCCGAGAGCGGATCGCGACGCTGCCAGCCCGGCTCGCGGAACGGGTGGGCTGGCTCGACCGCCTGCCCGACACCCTCCAGGGCATCGTCTTCGGCAACGAGGTGCTAGACGCCCTGCCGGTGCATCTGCTGCTGCGTCAGGGCGCAAGCTTTTTGGAGCGTGGCGTGGTGGTCACACCCCAGGGCTTCGCCTGGCAGGACCGCCCCTGCGACGACACGGCGCTCGTCAACGAGGCTGCGGCCCTTGCCTTGCCGGAAGGCTATGTCATCGAACTGCACCGGGCGGCCGGCGCGCTTTTGCGCAGTCTCGCAGAGCGCCTGGCAGCGGGGCTAATTCTCTTCATCGACTATGGCTTCGGGCGTGCCGAGTATTACCATCCCCAGCGAGCCCAGGGTACGCTCATGGTCCATTACCGCCACCACGCCCACGCCGACCCCTTCCTCTGGCCAGGATTGTCAGATCTCACCGCCCATGTGAACTTCACCGCCATCGCCGAGGCCGGCCTCGCAGCCGGGCTCGAACTGGCGGGCTACACGAGCCAGGCAGCTTTCCTGCTGGATTGCGGCATCACCGATCTACTGGCGCAGATTCCGGTTAGCGACATGGTGCGCTACGCGCAACAGGCCCAAGCAGTGGGCAAGCTGTTATCGCCGGCGGAGATGGGGGAGCTAATCAAGGTCATCGCCCTAGGCCGCGGGCTTGAGGGCCCGGTACGTGGTTTCGCACTACGTGATGCGCGTCATCGGCTGTAG
- a CDS encoding LysR family transcriptional regulator: protein MTDPLPRRLSLDVEQARTFLAIVARGSFLEAARQLNVTQSTVSARIRSLEQALGARLFQRNRAGASLSLAGRRFLPYAQRLARVAEQAWREVGLPSRYRHTLRVGARIALWEGLLPAWLARLRKTHGDVAVEAEIGFEADLMGRLTEGSLDLALMYTPTHTPGLVVRHLLDEELVLVSDRPRRRPGQEYIHVRWGPGFDQQEAAAFPGLEPPPRVVNVGWLAVHLVLHEGGSCYLPWRMAQPWVSAGRLHVVRSAPRLPLPAYAVHREEDGQGLVGTALALLAEMVAGPATADDAHHVVRNHVPGPQARGLGR from the coding sequence ATGACCGATCCACTGCCGCGGCGCCTGTCCCTGGATGTGGAGCAGGCGCGCACGTTTCTCGCCATCGTGGCGCGGGGCAGCTTCCTGGAGGCGGCGCGCCAGCTCAACGTGACCCAGTCCACGGTGAGCGCACGGATACGCAGTCTCGAGCAGGCCCTGGGCGCGCGATTGTTCCAGCGCAACCGGGCCGGAGCCAGTCTCAGCCTCGCCGGCCGCCGCTTTCTGCCCTATGCGCAACGGCTGGCGCGGGTGGCGGAGCAAGCCTGGCGCGAGGTGGGTCTGCCTTCACGCTACCGCCACACCTTGCGTGTGGGGGCACGCATCGCCCTCTGGGAAGGACTGCTGCCGGCGTGGCTCGCGCGCTTGCGCAAGACCCACGGGGACGTGGCGGTGGAGGCCGAGATCGGCTTCGAGGCGGACCTCATGGGCCGGCTCACGGAAGGTAGTCTCGACCTCGCCCTCATGTACACACCGACCCACACGCCAGGGTTGGTGGTGCGCCATCTGTTGGATGAGGAACTGGTGCTGGTGTCCGACCGACCCCGGCGCCGGCCCGGCCAGGAATACATTCACGTGCGCTGGGGTCCCGGCTTCGATCAGCAGGAGGCCGCCGCGTTTCCCGGGCTCGAGCCGCCGCCGCGGGTGGTAAACGTGGGTTGGCTGGCGGTGCACCTCGTGTTGCACGAAGGAGGGAGCTGTTATCTGCCCTGGCGCATGGCACAACCCTGGGTGAGCGCAGGGCGGCTACACGTGGTGCGTAGCGCGCCGCGCTTGCCGCTACCCGCCTACGCCGTGCATCGGGAGGAAGACGGGCAAGGGCTGGTCGGCACGGCTCTGGCCCTATTGGCCGAGATGGTGGCAGGCCCTGCTACAGCCGATGACGCGCATCACGTAGTGCGAAACCACGTACCGGGCCCTCAAGCCCGCGGCCTAGGGCGATGA
- a CDS encoding TusE/DsrC/DsvC family sulfur relay protein, which yields MMTTELAVARDSEGYLINPEDWSEEVAQQLAQEEGITLTGDHWDVLRFMRQYWSEHQVAPDVRHVQDYLAQHGMDRKTAKEHLYRLFPYGYVKQACKLAGMIKPRAWSTG from the coding sequence ATGATGACGACCGAACTGGCTGTGGCCCGTGATAGCGAAGGCTACCTGATAAATCCCGAAGACTGGTCGGAGGAGGTGGCGCAGCAGCTTGCCCAAGAGGAAGGCATCACCCTCACCGGCGACCACTGGGACGTGCTGCGTTTCATGCGCCAGTACTGGAGCGAACACCAAGTGGCGCCGGACGTGCGCCACGTCCAGGATTACCTGGCCCAGCACGGCATGGATCGCAAAACCGCGAAGGAACACCTCTACCGGCTATTTCCCTACGGCTACGTGAAACAGGCCTGCAAACTGGCGGGGATGATCAAGCCCCGCGCGTGGAGCACAGGCTGA
- a CDS encoding ferritin-like domain-containing protein has product MASKKTGKGDSAFLTDIKTLRERARKHIEDGAVTPGYQADRETVIKLLNEALATELVCILRYKRHYFMASGINADAVAQEFLQHANEEQMHADQIAARIVQLKGEPNFDPDGLSSRSHAEYVEGDSLIDMIKEDLVAERIAIDSYGEMIRYIGDKDPTTRRMLEGILAMEEEHADDLASLLADLQR; this is encoded by the coding sequence ATGGCTAGTAAGAAGACTGGCAAAGGCGACAGCGCCTTCCTCACCGACATCAAGACCCTGCGCGAGCGCGCTCGCAAGCACATCGAAGACGGCGCGGTCACACCCGGCTACCAGGCGGATCGTGAGACTGTGATCAAGCTGCTCAACGAGGCCCTGGCCACCGAATTGGTGTGTATCCTGCGCTACAAGCGTCATTACTTCATGGCCAGCGGCATCAATGCCGATGCCGTGGCGCAGGAATTCCTGCAGCATGCCAATGAGGAGCAGATGCACGCCGACCAGATCGCCGCCCGCATCGTCCAGCTCAAGGGCGAGCCGAATTTCGACCCGGATGGTTTGTCCTCCCGCAGCCACGCGGAGTACGTGGAGGGGGACAGCCTGATCGACATGATCAAGGAAGACCTGGTGGCCGAACGTATCGCCATCGATAGCTACGGCGAGATGATCCGCTACATCGGCGACAAGGATCCGACCACCCGCCGCATGCTGGAGGGTATCCTGGCCATGGAAGAGGAACATGCCGACGACCTGGCCAGCCTACTCGCCGATCTGCAGCGCTAG
- a CDS encoding ZIP family metal transporter, whose translation MSELIDPLPNWRSVWRAQARAHPHTALGLSVGALAVLLLSGASLYRAAVGEIDGVLRLALLGGAAGFLATALGALPALGLNRLSSRWEDTLLGLAAGMMLAASSFSLILPGLAAGEQVMGHAASGAALVVLGLALGAALMLGLDDFMPHEHLHLGVHGAGGNRISRLWLFVFAIALHNLPEGMAIGVAFSRGDLSVGLPLTSAIALQDIPEGLAVAMALKAAGLAPLRAMWVAVASGIMEPLGALVGVGLTSGLAAAYPIGLGLAAGAMIFVVFHEVIPETHRNGHQTAATLGLMAGFAVMMVLDTTLG comes from the coding sequence ATGAGCGAGCTCATTGATCCCTTGCCCAACTGGCGCAGCGTGTGGCGCGCCCAGGCGCGCGCCCATCCCCATACCGCGCTGGGTTTGAGCGTGGGTGCCCTGGCGGTGTTGTTGTTGTCGGGCGCGAGCCTCTACCGGGCCGCCGTTGGTGAAATCGATGGCGTGTTGCGTCTGGCTCTTTTGGGGGGTGCGGCCGGGTTTCTGGCCACGGCGCTGGGCGCGTTGCCTGCGCTGGGACTCAATCGCTTGTCCAGCCGATGGGAAGACACTCTGTTGGGACTCGCGGCGGGCATGATGTTGGCGGCGAGCAGCTTCTCCCTCATTTTGCCGGGGCTTGCCGCCGGGGAGCAGGTCATGGGGCATGCGGCATCCGGCGCGGCGCTGGTGGTGCTGGGGCTTGCTCTGGGCGCGGCCCTCATGTTGGGGCTCGACGATTTCATGCCCCACGAGCACCTCCATCTCGGGGTGCATGGCGCGGGTGGCAACCGCATCTCGCGGCTGTGGCTGTTCGTGTTCGCCATTGCCCTCCACAACCTGCCGGAGGGGATGGCCATTGGCGTGGCGTTTTCCCGCGGGGATCTCTCGGTGGGACTGCCGCTCACCAGCGCGATCGCCTTGCAGGACATTCCCGAAGGGCTGGCGGTGGCCATGGCGCTCAAGGCGGCAGGGCTTGCGCCCCTGCGGGCGATGTGGGTCGCGGTGGCCAGTGGCATCATGGAACCTCTGGGCGCCCTGGTGGGCGTCGGACTCACCAGTGGCCTGGCGGCAGCCTATCCCATCGGCCTGGGACTGGCCGCCGGCGCCATGATTTTCGTTGTCTTTCACGAAGTGATTCCGGAAACCCACCGCAATGGGCACCAGACGGCGGCCACGCTGGGCCTGATGGCAGGCTTCGCGGTGATGATGGTGCTCGATACCACGCTCGGCTAG
- a CDS encoding LysR substrate-binding domain-containing protein gives MTLQELRYIVALADTGHFGQAAEACHVTQSTLSTQVKKLEDYLGLTLFDRSLKRIAPTPVGRAILDSARVIVAEADRIRELARTVTEDVMAVTLKLGVIPTVGPYYLPHALISVHKAFPRLKLVLREALTASLLARLREGHFDAALLALPVEDEGLEVFPLYREPFLVALPAGHPLAARDQIRPRELAYQPLLLLEEGHCLREQALEVCGQAGHPTEDVQATSLEMLRQMVAMDLGLTLLPQLAAENAPRGEKRLIALRPFAPPVPTRTIGLVWRRRSPRVETLARLAQHLTDTLPPGVWPAGRRERKR, from the coding sequence ATGACCCTGCAAGAACTGCGCTACATCGTCGCGCTGGCCGATACCGGCCATTTCGGCCAGGCCGCCGAAGCCTGTCACGTCACCCAGTCCACCCTCTCCACACAAGTGAAGAAGCTGGAGGACTACCTTGGCCTGACGCTGTTCGACCGCAGTCTCAAGCGCATCGCACCCACCCCCGTGGGACGGGCCATCCTGGACAGCGCCCGAGTGATCGTGGCGGAAGCCGACCGCATCCGCGAGCTGGCACGAACCGTGACCGAGGATGTGATGGCCGTGACGCTAAAGTTGGGGGTGATTCCCACGGTGGGCCCCTATTACCTGCCCCACGCCTTGATTTCGGTGCACAAGGCTTTCCCCCGTCTCAAGCTGGTGTTGCGCGAGGCGCTCACCGCCAGCCTGCTCGCCAGACTGCGGGAAGGCCATTTCGATGCGGCGCTGCTCGCCTTGCCGGTGGAGGATGAAGGACTCGAGGTATTTCCCCTCTACCGGGAGCCTTTCCTGGTGGCGCTACCCGCGGGTCACCCCCTTGCGGCACGGGACCAGATCCGTCCCCGGGAGCTTGCGTACCAGCCCCTGCTGCTGCTGGAGGAAGGCCATTGCCTGCGGGAGCAGGCACTGGAGGTATGCGGCCAGGCAGGCCACCCCACCGAGGACGTGCAAGCCACCAGTCTGGAAATGCTGCGACAGATGGTCGCCATGGATCTGGGCCTCACCCTCCTGCCCCAGCTCGCCGCAGAAAACGCGCCGCGCGGCGAAAAGCGGCTGATTGCCCTGCGTCCCTTCGCCCCGCCGGTGCCCACGCGCACCATCGGCCTGGTCTGGCGCCGACGCAGTCCGCGCGTGGAAACCTTGGCTCGGCTTGCCCAGCACTTGACCGACACGCTGCCGCCAGGCGTTTGGCCCGCCGGGCGCCGCGAGCGGAAACGCTGA